Proteins encoded within one genomic window of Cucumis sativus cultivar 9930 chromosome 3, Cucumber_9930_V3, whole genome shotgun sequence:
- the LOC101205376 gene encoding zinc finger CCCH domain-containing protein 30, whose amino-acid sequence MCGGPEKSNSSSTTTASSPNPKDMNHLTVDCEDSFYSLLELVSDNDAEGFKRLMQSDLFSLNKSGLWYVRQKGSKQVVNEHRTPLMVAATYGCVDVLKLILSYPEVDVNLSAGTDKSTALHCATSSGSVNAVDIVDLLLSAGADPNSKDVNGDRPVDVIFIHPKLQKQNTRFKLEELLNSHSNGSMDVSCLHLSIKTPNSESPPLSSSLEDEFPSPPKSISSPKFTDGFGNSAKEKKEYPIDPSLPDIKNSIYATDEFRMFSFKVRPCSRAYSHDWTECPFVHPGENARRRDPRKFHYSCVPCPDFRKGACRRGDMCEYAHGVFECWLHPAQYRTRLCKDGTSCNRRVCFFAHTNEELRPLYVSTGSAVPSPRSIGSAPTVMDMATALGLLPGSPSSMSALSPSPFTQSMSPSSNGVSHSSVNWQQPNVPTLHLPGSNLQSSRLRSSLNARDMPLEDLNALPDFENQPRILNDMNCFSQPRPSAVSVSRSGWTQTLTPNNLEELFSSEISLSPRFSDPAANVFSPTRKSTMLNQFQQQQQNMLSPINTSIMSPKNVDHHLLQASFGVSSPGRMSPRSTEPLSPMGSRFSAFVQREKQHLRTLSSRELGSNIPSSLIGSPVNSLPKWGSPNGKVDWSVGKNELGQLRRSSSFEMGNNGEEPDLSWVQSLVKESPPEMLKEKLAVSGMGTAASGEGLTTSKSQLESTDHSVIGAWLEQMQLDQLVV is encoded by the coding sequence ATGTGTGGTGGTCCAGAAAAATCTAATTCTTCATCGACTACAACAGCAAGCTCACCTAACCCCAAAGACATGAATCATTTAACCGTTGATTGTGAGGattctttttatagtttaCTGGAGCTTGTTTCTGACAATGATGCCGAAGGCTTCAAACGTTTGATGCAGTCTGATTTGTTTTCTCTGAACAAGTCTGGTCTTTGGTATGTTCGTCAAAAAGGCTCAAAACAAGTTGTTAATGAGCATAGGACTCCCCTGATGGTTGCTGCAACATATGGTTGTGTTGATGTTCTGAAGCTTATACTATCATATCCTGAGGTTGATGTTAATCTCTCAGCTGGCACAGACAAGAGCACTGCTCTCCACTGTGCTACATCCAGTGGATCTGTGAATGCTGTTGATATTGTTGATTTGCTATTATCTGCTGGTGCCGACCCAAACTCCAAGGATGTTAATGGTGACCGCCCTGTTGATGTCATTTTTATTCATCCAAAGTTGCAGAAGCAGAATACTAGGTTCAAGCTCGAGGAACTTCTTAATAGTCATTCAAATGGATCAATGGACGTGTCCTGTTTACATTTGTCAATTAAAACACCCAATTCAGAGTCACCACCACTTTCTTCATCATTGGAGGATGAATTTCCATCTCCACCCAAGTCTATTTCTTCTCCCAAATTTACTGATGGGTTTGGAAACTCTgcaaaggagaagaaagaatatcCAATTGATCCATCGCTTCCTGACATCAAGAACAGCATATATGCAACTGATGAGTTTCGCATGTTCTCTTTCAAGGTTAGACCTTGTTCTCGAGCATATTCTCATGATTGGACTGAGTGTCCTTTTGTCCACCCAGGGGAGAATGCTCGCAGAAGAGACCCAAGGAAGTTTCACTACAGCTGTGTTCCTTGCCCAGATTTCAGAAAGGGGGCTTGTAGGCGTGGGGATATGTGTGAATATGCACATGGAGTGTTTGAGTGTTGGCTACATCCAGCACAGTACCGAACTCGTCTGTGCAAGGATGGTACCAGTTGCAATAGGCGGGTTTGCTTCTTTGCTCACACCAATGAAGAACTAAGGCCACTGTATGTGTCCACTGGATCTGCTGTCCCTTCCCCACGGTCAATTGGGTCAGCACCAACTGTAATGGATATGGCCACTGCATTGGGTCTTCTTCCTGGTTCTCCCTCATCGATGTCTGCTTTATCCCCATCTCCATTTACTCAATCCATGTCACCCTCATCTAATGGCGTATCTCACTCTTCTGTGAACTGGCAGCAGCCTAATGTGCCGACCCTTCATCTTCCAGGAAGTAACCTTCAATCCAGCCGGTTGAGGTCATCTCTGAATGCAAGAGATATGCCTCTGGAGGATTTAAATGCCTTGCCAGACTTTGAAAATCAGCCACGGATTTTGAATGATATGAACTGTTTCTCTCAGCCTCGTCCGAGTGCTGTGTCTGTTAGTCGATCTGGCTGGACCCAAACACTAACCCCTAACAACCTTGAAGAGCTTTTTTCTTCTGAGATCTCTCTGTCTCCTCGATTCTCTGATCCAGCTGCCAATGTCTTTTCCCCTACCCGCAAATCAACAATGCTTAACCAATtccagcagcagcagcagaaCATGTTATCACCTATTAATACAAGCATTATGTCCCCTAAGAATGTTGATCATCATTTGTTGCAGGCCTCCTTTGGAGTTTCATCCCCAGGAAGGATGTCACCGAGAAGCACTGAGCCACTGTCCCCAATGGGATCTAGGTTCTCTGCCTTTGTACAGCGTGAAAAGCAACATCTTCGCACTCTCAGTTCGAGGGAGCTTGGATCTAACATTCCGAGTTCATTGATCGGATCTCCTGTCAATTCTTTGCCTAAATGGGGGTCACCCAATGGAAAGGTGGACTGGTCGGTTGGTAAGAATGAACTGGGTCAACTGCGGAGGTCATCGTCTTTTGAAATGGGAAATAACGGGGAGGAGCCTGACTTATCATGGGTTCAATCCCTGGTTAAGGAATCCCCACCTGAGATGCTAAAAGAGAAGCTGGCAGTGTCCGGGATGGGCACTGCAGCATCCGGTGAGGGTCTAACTACTTCTAAATCACAATTAGAATCCACTGATCATTCTGTGATAGGAGCTTGGCTTGAGCAGATGCAGCTTGATCAGCTTGTAGTGTAg
- the LOC101205612 gene encoding protein DETOXIFICATION 43: MENEVGLVTKKNKWKMPMNVFFKDSRLVFKWDELGKEILGIAFPAALAVAADPIASLIDTIFVGHIGAVELAAVGVSVAIFNQASRITIFPLVSITTSFVAEEDAVGKTAIKPVKCDLEKHLTENGQKRELTSIKKENMLENNSSASLTSNEPRNSTPQNGTIQDLEKNASEAKCKELEKKSSNQDGTKESILENPTLENVEKDLSTCTGQPPAVSTPTVKPKKKEKKHIGSASTALIFGTVLGLLQAVFLAFGAKYLLNVMGVKESSPMLAPAMKYLVLRSLGAPAVLLSLAMQGIFRGFKDTRTPLYVIVLGYTTNIILDPILIFVCHLGVRGAAIAHVLSQYLIVLVLAWRLMQKVDLLPPSLRDLQFGRFLKNGSLLLARVIAVTFCVTLAASMAARLGPTPMAAFQTCLQVWMTSSLLADGLAVAGQAILACAFAEKDYEKTTATATRVLQMSLVMGVGLAVIVAAIMLFGAGIFSRDLNVQALIHLGVPFVAATQPMNSLAFVFDGVNFGASDFAYSAYSLTLVSIATIISLFLLSKSYGFIGIWTALAIYMALRTLVGFLRMGSGTGPWRYLRGPLLP, encoded by the exons ATGGAAAATGAGGTTGGTTTAGtgacaaaaaagaacaagTGGAAAATGCCTATGAATGTTTTCTTCAAGGATTCAAG ACTTGTTTTCAAATGGGATGAACTTGGAAAAGAGATCCTTGGAATTGCATTTCCAGCTGCTCTAGCTGTTGCCGCTGATCCCATTGCTTCTCTTATCGACACCATTTTTGTCGGACATATTG GAGCTGTTGAGCTTGCGGCTGTTGGAGTGTCTGTTGCAATATTCAATCAAGCTTCAAGGATCACCATATTCCCACTGGTGAGCATAACAACATCATTTGTGGCTGAGGAAGACGCTGTTGGAAAAACAGCCATAAAACCAGTTAAATGTGATTTAGAGAAGCATTTGACAGAAAATGGCCAAAAGAGAGAACTTACATCAATCAAGAAGGAAAACATGTTGGAAAATAACAGTTCTGCTTCACTTACAAGTAATGAACCAAGAAACTCAACACCCCAAAATGGCACCATTCAAGACTTGGAAAAGAATGCATCAGAAGCAAAGTGTAAGGAGCTAGAAAAGAAATCCTCAAACCAAGATGGAACGAAAGAATCTATACTAGAAAATCCAACACTTGAGAATGTTGAAAAAG ATTTGAGCACATGTACAGGTCAGCCTCCTGCTGTTTCCACCCCTACAGTCAagccaaaaaagaaagagaagaagcaCATTGGTTCGGCATCCACAGCACTGATCTTTGGGACAGTTTTGGGCCTCCTGCAAGCTGTGTTCCTTGCATTTGGGGCTAAATACCTATTAAATGTAATGGGAGTGAAGGAA AGTTCTCCAATGCTAGCTCCTGCAATGAAATACTTGGTGTTAAGATCACTTGGTGCTCCTGCTGTTCTCCTCTCTCTGGCCATGCAGGGAATTTTCAGAGGGTTTAAGGACACAAGAACTCCTCTCTATGTCATTG TTTTGGGGTACACAACAAACATCATTTTGGAtccaattttgatatttgtttgcCACTTGGGAGTGAGGGGTGCAGCCATTGCACATGTTCTCTCTCA GTACCTAATTGTGTTGGTCCTTGCTTGGAGATTGATGCAAAAAGTTGATCTCTTACCTCCAAGCCTTAGAGATTTGCAGTTTGGTCGGTTTCTCAAAAATG GTAGTCTGCTGCTGGCAAGAGTTATAGCTGTGACCTTCTGCGTGACACTTGCTGCATCCATGGCTGCTCGGCTAGGTCCAACGCCAATGGCTGCCTTCCAGACTTGCTTGCAGGTCTGGATGACATCATCCCTCCTTGCTGATGGCCTCGCAGTTGCCGGACAG GCGATCCTAGCGTGTGCATTTGCAGAGAAAGATTACGAGAAGACAACGGCTACAGCCACAAGGGTACTACAG ATGAGTTTGGTTATGGGGGTTGGACTTGCGGTGATTGTTGCAGCGATTATGCTCTTCGGAGCTGGAATCTTCTCTAGAGATTTAAACGTTCAAGCACTCATCCATCTCGGGGTTCCG TTTGTGGCAGCTACTCAACCAATGAATTCTTTAGCATTTGTGTTCGATGGAGTAAACTTTGGAGCTTCTGATTTTGCTTACTCTGCCTACTCTTTG ACTTTGGTTTCAATTGCAACCATCATCTCTCTATTCCTTCTCTCCAAAAGCTATGGGTTCATTGGAATTTGGACTGCTTTGGCCATCTACATGGCCCTTCGCACTCTTGTTGGTTTCTTGAg GATGGGAAGTGGAACAGGACCATGGCGTTACCTAAGAGGACCATTGCTGCCTTAA